Genomic DNA from Spirochaeta cellobiosiphila DSM 17781:
TTACAACAAAACTAAGGTCTCCATCAAAGTATTCCACCTCGGATATATCTTCATAGGCCATAGACAAGGATTGCATCTGAGGCCAACCATCAAACTGAGAAAGATCTTCGGCTCTTTGATTTATTTCTTTTTTGACTTCCACTGATTCATAGTTGTTCTCATGAGACGTACTTTGGCACCCTATGAGAACAACTAAGATTAATGAGGTAAGGAGTCTATAGAATACCATGCGAACCAGCTGGATATTCTTAGATCTTTTGACCAGTAATTTGTCAATTCCACATCTGATTTGTGATCACTGCCGAGAAGTGGTTCCGTTTCAACAATAAGTCTGTCAATTTTACGGCGCTTGTTCAAAGCAGGTAAATCATCTAAATAGTGTTTACCTGTGACTTTATCCAGTATACCTAAATACGTTCCGTTCATAACGACACTGGCATCAAAGACAACTTTGGGGCTGAATTGTTCAACTTCACCTGTAAGAGTTTTTCTAAAATCACCTAGTTGCTGTTCTAACATTAGTTGCTGTTGTTCGTGCAACTCAGGATAGTCCTGATATATCTGCTTTTGAATAATAATATCCATAGGCTGACTTACAACTTGATTAACCAGACTAAAAACCCATGATCTGACAATCTCATCCTGCTCTAAAGCTTCTGCTATCACGGGATTATATTGTCCCTCTCCCTGAATCTGCAAACGGGCATTATTGAGATGGGATCCCATGGAGACAGGTAACTTTCGCTCCTCAAAGGGAACCAATTCCATTCGTAATATTTGGAGAGCCTTACTGGCTAAGATATGGGATTGTTCGACACCGCATTTAGGACCAAAAGTTACAATAGGGGGAGCTTCTTTTTCTAAGGCATATTGGAGACCAACTTGATCACCAAGTTTTGAATCTAATACGAAATGGATATCTTTACCTATGGTCTCTTCCACCATGGCAATTGCCTTTTGAGCATCTGGTAATAATTCTTCGATTTTCATTGAGGGAAATTATCCTTTGATTTTAGCATTGTATTGCTACGGGCAGGATGATATAGGAAAATGAATAAAATATCAATTTATTCACATTTAATTATTAGTAATCCCTGGAAATTATAAAAAAGCCTCCTCCTAAGAGGAAGCCAGGGATAAGGGATAATAAAACAAATCGGCAACATGGACATTGCCGATATGCCAACAAACATTAACAATACTAAATGCTTGAATGATGAGTGTTTTATTAGATATTCATTAATCATTATAAAAAGAAAGGAGATTCTTCTCATGAAGAATCTCCCTGTGGATCATTATTTGGTAAATAGTTTTAGTAAATCTTCCACTAAATATTTTGGCATCACAAAAGAATCGGTAACATCCGAAGAAGAGGCTACATAACCTTCATCTGTCTCATTGTAAACAGTCAGTGACTTAGTACCATCACCTTCAAACTGTACTTCCAATGTTGGAGTTCCACTATTGGTGTCATCAAGGTAACTAGTGCAATTTAGTTGACCAAGCGTTCCTAATGAAGTCTCTAGTTTATCGGATTCCGCAAACTCTGTACCATCAGTATACCACTTGTCATCATTCTTATTAAGCATAATCCCCTCCTCACCCCTCATTAAGGATATAGAGCTAATCTTTGACTTGTCAAAGGTCAATACTCTTTTATCTCGTAAATCGGACGGATCTTTTGGAAATAGACTTTCGAAGTCTCCACTTACTGAGAATACACCTTTTTGGTTAGGAAATCTAACATAAGTACCTCCACCATTGGGTGTTCCCTTACCAAAAATTAATTCCTGCGATTTATCACCGGCAGTTACTTTGACAATTGTACCCTGTTCCTCATCAAGTTGGAACCTCTTATAGTTATCAGTATCTGATAATTTGTCTAAGATTTTCAGTGCGGTGACACTTTCGATGATTCGATTCATCTTTGTTGTTGTAATCTTCTTTTGTGTTGGTAATATCCAACTATCTCCATTTGTCGTTAGGACTGTTAAGCTGTCCTTTGGTCCGTAGGAGATTTCTGATACATCATCTTTTGAGTATTTGTCCCAATCAGGCATATCATAGGAAATACGACCTGAAGGTCTTAATACTAAGTATAAAACAGCAGCTAAAGCTATAACAGCAATAATGATTATTTCTTTTAACTTCATTTCTTCACAACTCCCATGAATTGTTGCTGTATCTTTTTCTTTCTTTTCATCCAATAAACCCAAACGATTAAGCCGGCTAGAATAACAAGTGCTGGTAGAATGGCAATGTTAAAGGTTTGAATGAATGTTTTTATCCCGCTGGACAAATCTCCTTTTTGGGGATTGAAAGCCATTCCTTTGGAACGCATGATGGCTAAATCTTCATTGCCAGCCATATAATCAACCACATTTTGAATAAATAAAGAATTAGGTGTTTGACCTTGAGCATCAAGAATATTGTCACCCAATACCTTAGAGCTACCTATAACGAATATTTTACCATCACCTTCTGTTACAGGATCTAGAACAGCGCTAGTATCCTTTAATACAATATCATCAGCACCTTCTTCTGCTTCTGCTTTAGGAGGTTCTGGGAGATCGTGACCACGAAAATAAGAATCAAAATGTCCATCAACAATAGCACTTAGGGGATATTGTTTTAGTTTATCTTCAGAGGGGGGGTAGATTGTTTGAGGGACTAAACTGATATTATCTGACATCTCCCAAGCTTCAGGACTCGACTGAAATAATATATGAGAATCAAGACCATCCTTATCCTGAATGTCTAAAGGTGCTATATCTAACATGACAAGCTTCTTTACAGTCCTCATGATACTAAATCCAGTATCAATATTGGCTTGATCTATTAAAGGAGCAAAGGGAAGTTCTATCTCTTCATAACCACCATTCCGGTTTTGACTTCGTTGGACATAACCTTCTTTGTCCATTAAATAGGACTGTTTGACATTGATGCCATGGAAAGCTAAGAGTTTTTCCAATCCTGTATCAATGGGTGTATAAGTTGGTTGTCCTCCAAAATAAGCCATTTGACCTTGAGGAGCCTCTTCCTTGAAAGGATCAAGGAAAATAAGCAGGGATCCTCCGTGTAAGAGAAATTGATCTAATTGATATAATTCCCAATCACTGAATTCCTCACTGACTCCAGCAATGATCAAGGTATCTAATCCTTTAGGAAGCTCATTCAGAGTTACTGGCTTGACGTCATAACCTTGAGATAGTAATTGATAGAAATTACCCAAAGCACCTGATTGCTGTTGTTGAGGTACATAAGGATTATTATAGAGAGCAGGAGCTCCATGGTCACTTAAGTATCCAATTGTTTTCTGGACTCCTAATAACTGGTCTGCTACGGATTTGATAGAATCAGGTAAAGTATCGGTCCCAATAATTCGATCCCCCAATATAGTTCTTTGAATAAGATCTATTGTGGAATAATTATCATCCTTTTCAACGATCAGAGCAGCATAAACTTTTTGTGTAGTTCCATCACGTTGACCAACATTGTAGGTTGTCAAATCATACTTTTGGATTTCACTATTACCGGATGTTGTGGGATCAATATACTCATAACTTAGGCGATCAAAATATTCAATATTGAGATCATCAACCACACTCTTTACTTGATCAGAATAATCACTGTAATCAGAACTTAATTGTGTTAACAATGAAGAAAATACCAACTTAACATTGATATTATTATCCATTGCAATAAGTGCATTTGTCTTAGCAGCCAGGTCATTGATAGTAGATGTAATCTGGTACTCCAAATTACTCTGAAAACCAAGGGTATTAATCGTTTGGGATAGATCTCCCTGCATTACTACAAGGCCCATATAGACACTGACTAAACTTACCTCATTATCGTCATAGCTTTGAATCTGAACAGGCTCGATGCCGTATTTTTGAGCTAATGTTGTTAACAGAGTCCCATTTTTGTCAGTCTTCTTACCATCTTTGTCTAATTCATATAGTTCATAGTTAAAATTACGATTAGACTCTAGAGAATACTCATCCATGAGATCTCGCATCTCCTGGGAGAGGTTATTATAAGGCTGGGGTAGACTCTCTGATAGAAAAACTCTAATGGTTAAGGGTTCTTCCAGAGAAGAAACGGAATCCTTAGACATCTTTGATAAGGAATATACTTGATTCTGAGTCAAATCCATTCTGAAGAAGAGAGTACTAGCTACCAGGTTGATTAACACAACAACGGCCACATAAGCCGCAAAACGTATCCATTCTTTATTTTTTATCTTCATAATCACTACCTCTTTTCCCTTTGAACCAGATAGGTTAGATGAAGGGCTACATAGGTTACACTCACAAAATAAATGAGATCTCGTGAATCAATAACCCCCTTAGCTATACTCTGGAAATGATAATCCGCTCCCAGATATTGAAGAAACCCTGTAAGAAAACCAGGAAGAAGGATTAACATCTTATCAACAAGAACCAAGAAGAAGTTGACCGCAACAGCTATGATGAACGCCACAATTTGATTGTGAGTCAACGAGGAAGCATATATACCGATGGCACAAAAAGCAGAGGCCAGAAAAACAGCGCCCACATACCCACCAATAACAGGCCCCCAGTCAAGGTCTCCAGTGACACCAACAAAAAAAGGATATATTAAGGTTGGTGCTATCATGATTAGTATCATAACTAGTGAAGATAAATATTTTCCGATTACTATCTCTAATCGTGTGATAGGTAAAGTAACAAGTATTTCATAGCTGCCACTACGGTATTCTTCAGAGAAAGATCTCATGGTCATGGCTGGGATGACAAAAGTTAATATCATAGGTAATAAGCTAAAATAATCACGTAAATCAACTCTTGCTGCAATAAAGAAGGTCGAAAAGAAAAACCATCCTGTTGTTACAAGAAATAATGTCATGATGATATAAGCAATGGGGCTGAAGAAGAGAGAGTGTAATTCTCTACGAAAGACTTTACTTGCTGAATTAAACTTCATCAGGAATGCCTCCTTGGGTCAATTCTTTAAAGACATTTTCAAGAGACTGTTGTTCCTGATTAAGTGTTAACAAAATCCAATCGGTTTTTTTTACACTTAGGTATATATCAGATCTCACATCTCTACTGGCAGTTAGTGATACAGAAAGAGAGTCTCGTTCCTCTTCTATTTCAACATTCTGTACACCTGTAATGGCTGACAGAACCTTTCTAACATCATCAGACTGAGCTTTCTGGAGAAGAAGCTGGACTTTACCAACCCCAGAGCCCTTTTCCCGAAGTTCAGCCATGGTACCATCGGCGGCAATTCGCCCTTTATTGATAATCACAACCCTATCACAGGTAGCTTCTGCTTCACTGAGAATATGAGTTGAGAATATGACAGTTTTTTCCTTACCAATCTCCTTGATAATGGAACGGATCTCCCTTATTTGGTTAGGGTCCAATCCACTTGTCGGTTCATCAAGAACCAGGATTTTGGGGTCACTCATCATAGCAAGTGCTAATCCGACTCTCTGTCTGTATCCTTTGGACAAGCTAGAGATTTCTTTATGCATTACATCTGTTATGCCACAAAGTTTGGATAGCTTTTTGACTCGTTCATTTTTGGCCTCTTTATCTAAACCTCTCATCCCTGCTATGTAATTAAGATAGTCAAAAACCAACATATCAGAATAAAGGGGTGAAGATTCAGGCAGATAGCCGATAACGGATTTAGCTTGCTCTGTTGCTGTGCGGACATCATGACCATCAACTAAAATAGTCCCGTCTGTAGGTTGAAGAAATCCTGTAAGAATTCGAAGAGTGGTTGATTTACCAGCACCATTTGGTCCTAATAAACCCATAATTTGTCCTTCGGGGATTTCTAAAGAGAGCTTGTCCACGGCCAGCACTTGGTCATAACTTTTCGAGAGATTCTCGATGCTGATCATAGATCCTCCTTTCTAGAATTGGAAAAATATTTTTGATAACTGTAGGTGTTTACCCACATTTTTGGCAACAATATACATGAGAGTTGGTTACAGTTTTTATTCTTTTTAACAGTTTTTAATAAAAAAGCCATCCTTATACTATAAGAATGGCGTTATATAATAGTTCTTAACCGACTCTTCGCTTCTGTCTGTCAAGTTCTTCTTGAACCTCAATGGTATACAATGCATAAGGAATAGCTTCTAACCGTTCCCTGGGAATAGGCTTTCCACTCTTCAAACAATATCCATATTGGTCATTTGCAATCCTAGCCAACGCTGCTTCAATGAGCCTTAGCCGTTTGACTTCTTGAGCTCCTAGGGCTTCCAAAGTTTTCATGTCGATGTCGTCACTGGCAACATCTACAAGATCTTTAGGGCCGTCGTTGTCAACAAGCTCTTGAAAATCTTCATCTTCATGAAGAAGCATTTCAAGGATACTTAATTTCATTTGCTCAAGCCTAGTTTTCATTTGGTCAATAAAGTCTTTATCAAAAGCCATGGCTTACTCCCCTTTCTTAAGCTACATTGAATTAATTTTTTTATAGCTCAAAATTGTGGTAAGTATCTATACTAACTTACCTAATTTGTCAATGTTTTCGTCTTGAGTTTACATAAAAAATCGTGAATACTACGAATTTAATCTGTATTTACCCAAAAAGCCCAATTTGGAGTCAAAAATGAACTCACTTCGATATACAAAATGGTCATCTTTGGTCAACACTATACCGTACAAATACTCTACTACTGTTGATCTCGAATATCTAGATAATTTGGCCATCAATTTACATCTGACCGAACAAGATCTTCGAAATCTCTTGGTAGTAGCAAGGGATCTACATCAATGGAATGAAGTCCCTCTATCCCAGGTACCTCTTAAGGAACCA
This window encodes:
- a CDS encoding DUF4340 domain-containing protein, which gives rise to MKLKEIIIIAVIALAAVLYLVLRPSGRISYDMPDWDKYSKDDVSEISYGPKDSLTVLTTNGDSWILPTQKKITTTKMNRIIESVTALKILDKLSDTDNYKRFQLDEEQGTIVKVTAGDKSQELIFGKGTPNGGGTYVRFPNQKGVFSVSGDFESLFPKDPSDLRDKRVLTFDKSKISSISLMRGEEGIMLNKNDDKWYTDGTEFAESDKLETSLGTLGQLNCTSYLDDTNSGTPTLEVQFEGDGTKSLTVYNETDEGYVASSSDVTDSFVMPKYLVEDLLKLFTK
- a CDS encoding Gldg family protein; translated protein: MKIKNKEWIRFAAYVAVVVLINLVASTLFFRMDLTQNQVYSLSKMSKDSVSSLEEPLTIRVFLSESLPQPYNNLSQEMRDLMDEYSLESNRNFNYELYELDKDGKKTDKNGTLLTTLAQKYGIEPVQIQSYDDNEVSLVSVYMGLVVMQGDLSQTINTLGFQSNLEYQITSTINDLAAKTNALIAMDNNINVKLVFSSLLTQLSSDYSDYSDQVKSVVDDLNIEYFDRLSYEYIDPTTSGNSEIQKYDLTTYNVGQRDGTTQKVYAALIVEKDDNYSTIDLIQRTILGDRIIGTDTLPDSIKSVADQLLGVQKTIGYLSDHGAPALYNNPYVPQQQQSGALGNFYQLLSQGYDVKPVTLNELPKGLDTLIIAGVSEEFSDWELYQLDQFLLHGGSLLIFLDPFKEEAPQGQMAYFGGQPTYTPIDTGLEKLLAFHGINVKQSYLMDKEGYVQRSQNRNGGYEEIELPFAPLIDQANIDTGFSIMRTVKKLVMLDIAPLDIQDKDGLDSHILFQSSPEAWEMSDNISLVPQTIYPPSEDKLKQYPLSAIVDGHFDSYFRGHDLPEPPKAEAEEGADDIVLKDTSAVLDPVTEGDGKIFVIGSSKVLGDNILDAQGQTPNSLFIQNVVDYMAGNEDLAIMRSKGMAFNPQKGDLSSGIKTFIQTFNIAILPALVILAGLIVWVYWMKRKKKIQQQFMGVVKK
- a CDS encoding ABC transporter permease subunit; the protein is MKFNSASKVFRRELHSLFFSPIAYIIMTLFLVTTGWFFFSTFFIAARVDLRDYFSLLPMILTFVIPAMTMRSFSEEYRSGSYEILVTLPITRLEIVIGKYLSSLVMILIMIAPTLIYPFFVGVTGDLDWGPVIGGYVGAVFLASAFCAIGIYASSLTHNQIVAFIIAVAVNFFLVLVDKMLILLPGFLTGFLQYLGADYHFQSIAKGVIDSRDLIYFVSVTYVALHLTYLVQREKR
- a CDS encoding ABC transporter ATP-binding protein, with the protein product MISIENLSKSYDQVLAVDKLSLEIPEGQIMGLLGPNGAGKSTTLRILTGFLQPTDGTILVDGHDVRTATEQAKSVIGYLPESSPLYSDMLVFDYLNYIAGMRGLDKEAKNERVKKLSKLCGITDVMHKEISSLSKGYRQRVGLALAMMSDPKILVLDEPTSGLDPNQIREIRSIIKEIGKEKTVIFSTHILSEAEATCDRVVIINKGRIAADGTMAELREKGSGVGKVQLLLQKAQSDDVRKVLSAITGVQNVEIEEERDSLSVSLTASRDVRSDIYLSVKKTDWILLTLNQEQQSLENVFKELTQGGIPDEV
- a CDS encoding TraR/DksA family transcriptional regulator, whose product is MAFDKDFIDQMKTRLEQMKLSILEMLLHEDEDFQELVDNDGPKDLVDVASDDIDMKTLEALGAQEVKRLRLIEAALARIANDQYGYCLKSGKPIPRERLEAIPYALYTIEVQEELDRQKRRVG